A region from the Aquimarina sp. ERC-38 genome encodes:
- a CDS encoding IS5 family transposase — MQSKYNRLTTQQWEYMELFLPKKTRGHYKLRDIVDAILWQLRTGTQWRNLPDSFPKWQSVYYYFRKWQKDGTQERLNIELNKMERNRQGKEPTPSLLSIDSQSIKSGPFTSMSKGVDGNKKVNGRKRHVITDTLGLVWGVVVGAANEADGVVANKVVEPLLGYLDRMEKIVADHAYKTIFKRWAEENVIGLEVKISSTPPSTKGFVPLKWRWVTERTFGIFNFFRRLDKDYEKTKESQESWVLWQNCQIILNRIR; from the coding sequence ATGCAATCTAAATATAACAGATTAACTACCCAGCAATGGGAATATATGGAATTATTTTTACCTAAGAAAACCCGGGGGCATTATAAACTACGGGATATTGTAGACGCTATTTTATGGCAACTCCGTACAGGTACTCAGTGGCGTAACCTCCCGGATAGTTTTCCAAAATGGCAAAGTGTATACTATTACTTTCGCAAATGGCAAAAAGATGGGACACAAGAGAGATTAAATATTGAGCTTAACAAAATGGAGCGGAACCGACAAGGGAAAGAACCAACACCTAGCTTGTTATCCATTGATAGTCAATCCATAAAGTCCGGTCCTTTTACAAGTATGTCAAAAGGGGTTGACGGTAATAAAAAGGTAAATGGCCGTAAACGTCACGTAATTACTGATACGTTAGGTTTAGTTTGGGGGGTTGTTGTAGGGGCTGCCAATGAAGCTGATGGGGTAGTAGCCAACAAAGTTGTGGAACCTTTATTAGGGTACCTGGATAGGATGGAAAAAATAGTAGCTGATCATGCCTACAAAACAATATTTAAGAGGTGGGCTGAAGAAAATGTAATTGGACTTGAGGTAAAGATATCATCAACTCCCCCATCCACAAAAGGTTTTGTTCCCTTGAAGTGGAGATGGGTAACTGAAAGGACTTTCGGTATCTTCAACTTCTTCAGAAGACTCGATAAAGACTATGAAAAAACGAAGGAAAGTCAAGAATCTTGGGTATTATGGCAGAATTGTCAAATCATTCTCAATAGAATAAGGTAA
- a CDS encoding SIR2 family NAD-dependent protein deacylase — protein sequence MKNIVVLTGAGISAESGIKTFRDADGLWEGYDVMEVASPQGWQKNPKLVLQFYNDRRRQLSEVHPNAAHKALVQLEEQYHVTIITQNVDDLHERAGSSHVVHLHGELLKARSQKNPDEVIPCTNDINYGDTCKYGQQLRPHIVWFGEEVPMLETAISLTEKADILIIIGTSMQVYPAANLVHYVTPGIPKYFVDPAPAITDKSIQVIAKKASLGVPELVTKLLEHV from the coding sequence ATGAAAAATATTGTGGTTTTAACCGGTGCCGGAATTAGTGCAGAAAGTGGCATCAAAACGTTTAGAGATGCAGATGGTTTATGGGAAGGTTATGATGTGATGGAGGTAGCTTCCCCACAAGGTTGGCAAAAAAATCCGAAGCTAGTACTTCAGTTTTATAATGACCGTCGCCGTCAATTATCAGAAGTGCATCCTAACGCTGCTCATAAGGCTTTAGTACAACTAGAAGAACAGTACCATGTCACAATCATTACTCAAAATGTAGATGACTTGCATGAAAGAGCTGGAAGTTCACATGTCGTACATCTACACGGTGAATTATTAAAGGCAAGAAGTCAAAAAAACCCGGATGAAGTAATACCTTGTACAAATGACATTAATTATGGTGACACCTGTAAGTACGGACAACAACTCCGCCCACATATTGTTTGGTTCGGAGAAGAAGTACCCATGCTGGAAACAGCAATATCCCTAACTGAAAAAGCAGATATTCTAATCATCATCGGGACTTCTATGCAAGTATATCCTGCTGCAAACTTAGTGCACTACGTAACCCCAGGAATTCCAAAATACTTTGTAGACCCCGCTCCTGCCATAACAGATAAGTCTATACAGGTAATTGCTAAAAAGGCCAGCCTGGGCGTTCCTGAATTAGTGACTAAACTTTTAGAGCATGTTTAA
- a CDS encoding tetratricopeptide repeat-containing sensor histidine kinase: MKFYKILLFLLLAIFVILSCTEKKKENSQLISLKGEVENYILSASNSKISAKNRIKYLDSALIKIRSSRDLVFNKHIYLKLSALYDELELPEVSKDMDLSMLNISKELGDSLGIAKAYSNLGIYYRYKNIDSAYKNFHEAEKIYQILDKSIKSGFTDFEFDYGKVLLDLAKLSRKVKDYTRSEDLTIRAIEKFETSNKPEYLPLSYTNLGSTSKYLGRYEDAVEYYLQAIEVAKNTGKEQLYNVLSNNNVGTVYKSTKNFTNAKKYYEKALNNKEFLKDNAKWKASLMDNMAYVNFLSNNLENIPEAFYKTLKIRDSINDKVGLITNNLHLAEYYKTILNDSLAQSFALTAKDLAKELENNEELLQSYQLLADVSPSEEGLQYAKKYIALNDSLIQEERAFRDKFARIRFETDQAEEKIVQMSRTNQVLLVSLVLISMLSALGYTIFKQRRKNIELEFEQQQQETNQEIYRLLLTQQTKLEEGRKLEQQRMSEELHDGVLGRLFGVRLSLDGINQRTNDEHNEIRQKYNQELKDIEKEIRLISHDLGTETLAKDIAYVDVVESLISELCEVHKIKFEFKYEEHIDWKKVPDPKKISLFRIIQESLQNIFKHANATKINVEFKFVDNEIKLTVKDNGVGFKEDKVKKGIGLKNITSRVKQMNGVVDFTSKSGVGTQVSVEIPL, from the coding sequence ATGAAATTTTATAAAATCTTACTTTTCTTACTATTGGCAATCTTCGTTATTTTGTCTTGTACTGAAAAGAAGAAAGAAAATTCTCAATTAATATCATTAAAAGGAGAAGTAGAAAATTACATATTATCAGCGTCAAATAGTAAAATTTCTGCAAAAAATAGAATTAAGTATCTTGATAGTGCATTAATTAAAATACGATCTTCACGAGATTTAGTATTCAACAAACATATATATCTAAAATTATCAGCATTGTATGATGAATTAGAATTGCCGGAAGTTTCTAAAGATATGGATTTAAGTATGTTAAATATATCAAAAGAATTAGGCGACTCGCTAGGGATAGCAAAAGCTTATTCTAATTTAGGGATATATTACAGATATAAAAATATAGATAGTGCATATAAAAATTTTCATGAAGCAGAAAAGATATATCAAATACTAGACAAGTCGATAAAATCAGGTTTTACTGATTTTGAATTTGATTATGGTAAAGTTCTACTTGATCTAGCCAAACTTTCTCGAAAGGTTAAAGACTATACTAGAAGTGAAGACCTCACTATAAGAGCTATTGAAAAATTTGAAACGTCAAACAAACCTGAATATTTACCTTTAAGTTATACAAATTTAGGTTCTACTTCAAAATATTTAGGTAGATATGAGGATGCCGTTGAATACTATTTACAGGCTATTGAAGTTGCCAAGAATACAGGAAAAGAACAGTTATACAACGTTCTTAGTAATAATAATGTTGGAACTGTTTATAAGTCTACAAAAAATTTCACAAATGCTAAAAAGTATTATGAGAAGGCGTTAAATAATAAGGAATTTTTGAAGGACAATGCTAAATGGAAAGCAAGTTTAATGGACAATATGGCTTACGTTAACTTTCTTTCAAATAATTTAGAAAATATTCCTGAAGCTTTTTATAAAACCTTAAAAATTAGAGATAGTATTAACGATAAAGTAGGATTAATTACAAACAACCTTCATTTAGCTGAATATTATAAGACTATATTAAATGATAGTTTAGCACAAAGTTTTGCTTTAACTGCGAAAGATTTAGCGAAGGAATTAGAAAATAACGAAGAACTTTTGCAATCCTATCAACTATTAGCTGATGTCTCACCAAGTGAGGAAGGATTGCAATATGCTAAAAAGTATATCGCGTTAAATGATAGTTTAATTCAAGAAGAACGAGCTTTTCGTGATAAATTCGCTCGGATTCGGTTTGAAACGGATCAAGCAGAGGAGAAAATTGTACAAATGAGCCGTACCAATCAGGTACTATTAGTCTCTTTAGTTTTAATAAGTATGTTGTCAGCTTTAGGGTACACCATCTTTAAACAACGGCGTAAAAATATTGAACTGGAATTTGAACAGCAACAACAAGAAACCAACCAGGAAATTTACCGATTGTTGCTTACCCAACAAACCAAACTGGAAGAAGGTCGTAAACTGGAACAACAACGGATGTCTGAAGAATTACACGATGGAGTTTTAGGAAGATTATTCGGAGTACGTTTAAGCCTGGACGGTATTAACCAGAGAACCAATGATGAACATAATGAAATACGTCAAAAATACAACCAGGAATTAAAGGATATTGAAAAAGAAATACGTTTAATATCCCATGATTTAGGTACCGAAACCTTAGCAAAAGATATCGCCTATGTTGATGTAGTGGAAAGCCTTATCAGCGAACTTTGTGAAGTACATAAAATTAAATTTGAATTTAAGTACGAAGAACATATAGATTGGAAAAAAGTCCCCGATCCTAAAAAAATTAGCCTCTTTAGAATCATTCAGGAATCTTTGCAAAACATCTTTAAACATGCAAATGCTACTAAAATAAATGTAGAGTTTAAGTTTGTGGATAATGAAATCAAACTAACCGTCAAAGACAACGGAGTAGGATTTAAAGAAGATAAAGTGAAAAAAGGTATCGGTTTAAAGAACATTACTTCTCGCGTAAAACAAATGAATGGCGTTGTAGATTTTACCAGTAAAAGCGGGGTAGGAACACAAGTTTCTGTTGAAATTCCTTTATAA
- the purB gene encoding adenylosuccinate lyase: protein MSLQSLQAVSPIDGRYQSKTVALGAFFSEEALIKYRVRIEVEYFIALCELPLPQLIGFNTSKFNELRKLYTNFKSKDAQRIKEIEKTTNHDVKAVEYFLKEEFDRLGLSAHKEFIHFGLTSQDINNTAIPLSLKEAINEVYIPLYQEVLGKLTSLASDWKAVAMLARTHGQPASPTRLGKEIQVFVSRLEAQFDLLNDIPSAAKFGGATGNFNAHQVAYPTIDWKKFGQKFVQETLGLHYSFPTTQIEHYDHMAALFDALKRINTIILDLNRDIWTYVSMDYFKQKIKKGEVGSSAMPHKVNPIDFENSEGNIGIANALFEHLSAKLPVSRLQRDLTDSTVLRNIGVPIGHTLIAFQSTLKGLYKLLLNENAFQKDLEANWAVVAEAIQTILRREGYPNPYEALKGLTRTNTQINQESIADFIDSLEISKPIKEELLSISPTNYTGI from the coding sequence ATGTCTTTACAATCCTTACAGGCAGTAAGTCCGATCGATGGCCGTTATCAAAGTAAAACTGTAGCTTTAGGCGCTTTTTTTAGCGAAGAAGCGTTAATTAAATACCGGGTACGCATTGAAGTAGAATATTTTATTGCCTTATGCGAATTGCCATTACCTCAGTTAATTGGTTTTAATACTAGTAAATTTAACGAATTACGTAAACTATATACCAACTTTAAAAGTAAAGATGCACAACGAATAAAGGAGATAGAAAAAACCACCAACCACGATGTAAAAGCGGTTGAATATTTTCTGAAAGAAGAGTTTGACCGGTTGGGGTTAAGCGCACATAAAGAATTTATCCATTTTGGCCTTACTTCACAGGACATTAATAATACGGCAATTCCTTTAAGTTTAAAAGAAGCCATAAATGAAGTCTATATTCCACTTTATCAGGAAGTATTAGGTAAATTAACCTCACTAGCCTCTGATTGGAAAGCCGTGGCAATGCTTGCCCGTACGCATGGCCAACCTGCCTCTCCTACCCGACTCGGTAAAGAAATTCAGGTGTTTGTTAGTCGACTCGAAGCACAATTTGATTTATTGAATGATATTCCCAGCGCAGCAAAATTTGGTGGGGCGACCGGTAATTTTAATGCACACCAGGTAGCTTACCCTACGATAGACTGGAAAAAATTTGGTCAAAAGTTTGTACAGGAAACCCTGGGACTACACTATTCATTTCCTACGACGCAGATTGAACATTATGATCATATGGCTGCCTTGTTTGATGCTTTAAAACGAATTAATACTATAATTCTAGATTTAAACCGGGATATTTGGACTTATGTTTCTATGGACTATTTTAAACAAAAAATTAAAAAAGGGGAAGTAGGTTCCTCAGCAATGCCACATAAAGTAAACCCTATTGACTTTGAAAATAGCGAAGGTAATATTGGTATTGCTAATGCTTTATTTGAACATTTATCTGCAAAACTTCCGGTAAGCCGATTGCAACGGGATTTAACGGATAGTACCGTATTACGTAATATCGGAGTGCCCATTGGGCATACCTTAATTGCATTTCAGTCTACTTTAAAAGGTTTGTATAAACTTTTACTAAACGAAAATGCCTTTCAAAAAGACCTGGAAGCAAACTGGGCTGTGGTAGCAGAAGCCATACAGACCATTCTAAGACGAGAAGGCTATCCTAATCCATATGAAGCTTTAAAAGGATTAACCCGAACCAATACTCAAATTAATCAGGAGTCCATTGCTGATTTTATTGACTCCTTAGAAATTTCTAAACCTATAAAAGAAGAATTGCTTAGCATCTCACCTACTAACTATACCGGAATATAA
- a CDS encoding DUF4252 domain-containing protein, which translates to MKIVKKCVLLLSAVLFIASCNQETTLQEYLVNQKEDADFITMDIPTSLLDAQSLQLKQEEKEALESIKKVNFLALKASEANTAKFETEKQKVTAILKNKKYESLMRFSKNNTNVQILYEGDDTRIDEVIIYATKPSAGFALVRVLGNNMSTEKMNTLSKTLMDNSSSVLDAASIFDSI; encoded by the coding sequence ATGAAAATAGTTAAAAAATGTGTTTTATTACTAAGTGCTGTCCTTTTCATAGCTTCTTGTAATCAGGAAACAACTTTACAGGAATATTTGGTCAACCAAAAGGAAGATGCGGATTTTATCACAATGGATATTCCTACTAGCTTATTGGACGCACAAAGCCTTCAATTAAAACAAGAAGAGAAAGAAGCACTGGAAAGTATTAAAAAAGTAAACTTTCTAGCCTTAAAAGCTTCGGAAGCTAATACTGCTAAATTTGAAACGGAAAAACAAAAGGTGACGGCAATTTTAAAAAATAAGAAATACGAATCATTAATGCGTTTTTCTAAAAATAATACGAATGTTCAAATATTATATGAAGGAGATGATACCCGTATTGATGAGGTCATTATTTATGCCACAAAACCTTCAGCCGGGTTTGCCCTGGTTCGGGTATTGGGTAATAATATGAGCACGGAAAAGATGAATACTTTGTCCAAAACCCTAATGGACAACAGTTCTAGCGTACTGGATGCAGCTAGCATCTTTGATAGTATTTAA
- a CDS encoding LytR/AlgR family response regulator transcription factor, with translation MKYPYIIIDNDNSAVNTIQIFLERYENYVCTGIASNEADALNLILERKPALVFMEPDTPGIYQDRMQYNLLTELSKYMTYLPKFVVMTRTLEYAIEGIRNNVMDYLLKPFRNADLIKITHRFEKDYEELYDNTLCFRSYGDYRFVNLDEILYLKADSNTTDFVMSNGTNVEAFKTLKHFQNLLPDSFVRIHNSYIINTKHVSRIHFGKAKCAIKNSNDLIPFSKSYKNNVEEIKDTLANKSLLYV, from the coding sequence ATGAAATACCCCTATATTATCATTGATAATGACAATAGCGCTGTTAATACTATTCAGATTTTTTTAGAAAGATATGAAAATTATGTTTGTACCGGTATTGCCTCAAATGAAGCGGATGCGCTAAATTTGATTTTAGAAAGAAAACCGGCACTTGTATTTATGGAACCGGATACTCCCGGTATTTATCAGGATCGGATGCAGTACAACCTGCTAACCGAATTGTCTAAATATATGACGTATCTCCCAAAGTTTGTGGTGATGACCCGAACTTTGGAATATGCTATTGAAGGCATTAGAAATAATGTAATGGATTACCTTCTAAAACCATTTAGAAACGCTGATCTAATAAAAATCACTCATAGGTTTGAAAAAGACTATGAAGAATTATACGATAATACCTTATGTTTTCGATCTTACGGAGATTATCGATTTGTCAACCTGGATGAGATCTTATACTTAAAAGCAGATAGCAATACCACTGACTTTGTCATGAGTAATGGTACTAATGTAGAAGCTTTTAAAACCTTAAAGCATTTTCAAAATTTATTACCGGACTCCTTTGTCCGTATCCATAATAGTTATATTATTAATACAAAGCACGTTTCCAGGATTCATTTTGGTAAAGCTAAATGTGCTATTAAAAATTCTAATGATTTAATTCCGTTTTCTAAATCATACAAGAATAACGTTGAAGAAATTAAAGATACCCTGGCCAACAAAAGCTTATTATACGTTTAA
- a CDS encoding DUF4252 domain-containing protein translates to MKKYIIIALILIAPTFIIAQGTFDKYENMNDVSSMVMTSKMFKLLSKIDFDSGDQETQQYINLVENIENIKVFATDNKEVGLKMKSDVTGYLKKASLDELMRVNSDGQNIRFYSKPGKNEDFVSELFMFLESPDGNNSSKDSPDTVVLIITGNIDLKQVSKLADDLNIPGGKELKNVDKNK, encoded by the coding sequence ATGAAAAAGTATATCATAATTGCCCTAATCCTCATTGCCCCCACATTTATTATTGCCCAAGGTACTTTTGATAAGTACGAGAATATGAATGATGTTTCTTCTATGGTGATGACCAGTAAGATGTTTAAGTTACTAAGCAAAATCGATTTTGATAGCGGCGACCAGGAGACACAACAGTATATCAACTTGGTAGAAAATATTGAAAACATAAAAGTATTTGCTACGGATAATAAAGAAGTAGGTTTAAAAATGAAGTCAGATGTGACGGGTTATCTTAAAAAAGCCTCGTTGGATGAATTAATGCGTGTAAATAGTGACGGACAGAACATTCGGTTTTATTCTAAACCCGGGAAGAATGAGGATTTTGTTAGTGAGCTTTTTATGTTCCTGGAAAGCCCGGATGGAAATAATTCTTCTAAGGATTCCCCTGATACCGTAGTGTTAATTATCACTGGAAATATAGATTTGAAACAAGTATCCAAGTTAGCTGATGATTTAAACATACCCGGAGGAAAAGAATTGAAAAATGTAGATAAAAATAAATAG